Proteins encoded by one window of Anticarsia gemmatalis isolate Benzon Research Colony breed Stoneville strain chromosome 15, ilAntGemm2 primary, whole genome shotgun sequence:
- the LOC142978884 gene encoding retinol dehydrogenase 11-like translates to MSVRDDFTDCATDVRLDGKVALVTGATSGTGLEIAKNLARRGARVIIASRNPARLADARNTIIQSSGNQNVEARQMDFESLSSIRSFVDTTVSSEPRLDILINNIGAIGLEDKLTQDNLHVMMQVNYFGSFLLTYLLFPFLRASAPSRVVNVSSLGLILGSIDFENWNKVGQYSSFGYYCNAKLASVLSTVEMEKRIRGSGVSVYSMDPGLGKSEFFRNYDNQLIQTVFNAALKKFGRPLPRVATMAVFLAVDPKFEGESGKHFRDCHEFYSTWLSNDTVLTRDVWDVSKRLVRVSPEEDWEFNRY, encoded by the coding sequence ATGTCGGTACGAGACGACTTCACTGATTGTGCTACCGATGTCCGGTTAGACGGGAAAGTGGCGCTGGTCACAGGCGCCACGTCCGGCACTGGACTCGAAATAGCCAAGAACTTAGCCAGAAGAGGAGCTAGAGTTATCATTGCAAGCAGAAACCCTGCAAGACTAGCTGATGCAAGAAACACAATCATACAGTCTTCTGGAAACCAGAATGTGGAAGCGAGACAGATGGATTTTGAGTCTCTATCTTCAATCAGAAGCTTCGTCGATACAACTGTGAGCAGTGAACCTCGTTTGGACATCCTAATCAATAATATCGGAGCTATTGGCTTGGAAGACAAGTTAACTCAAGACAACCTGCACGTGATGATGCAAGTCAACTACTTTGGATCCTTTCTGCTGACATATTTGCTGTTCCCATTTTTACGAGCTTCAGCACCAAGCAGAGTAGTCAACGTCTCATCCCTAGGTCTGATCCTAGGGTCTATAGACTTTGAAAACTGGAACAAGGTTGGCCAGTACTCCAGTTTTGGCTACTACTGCAACGCGAAATTAGCAAGTGTTCTTTCTACAGTTGAAATGGAGAAAAGAATAAGAGGATCTGGTGTGAGTGTGTACAGCATGGATCCTGGACTAGGAAAGTCGGAGTTCTTCAGGAATTACGACAACCAGTTGATTCAAACGGTTTTTAATGCTGCTTTGAAGAAATTTGGAAGGCCTTTGCCAAGGGTTGCGACTATGGCAGTGTTTTTAGCAGTGGATCCAAAGTTTGAAGGTGAAAGTGGTAAACATTTTAGGGATTGTCACGAGTTTTATAGTACTTGGTTATCAAATGATACAGTGTTGACGAGGGATGTGTGGGATGTGTCTAAGAGACTGGTGAGAGTGTCTCCTGAAGAAGATTGGGAATTTAACCGTTATTAG